Sequence from the Amaranthus tricolor cultivar Red isolate AtriRed21 chromosome 1, ASM2621246v1, whole genome shotgun sequence genome:
AataaaagttagtgaaaaaaatataggactataattaataaaaaaatacttttacaaaGTTAATGTAAAATAAGTGCGGActataagaaatattaaaatattaaaatggagTTAGTGGagaatatttgaaattataaacattattaaaatattaaaatggagATAAAGAAGATTATTTTCTTCcaaaatttttgatataaataaaaaaattatttatgacaATAACAATTGAAGCACAAAAAATAGAAACTTTTTAAGTAACGGATGAAGTGGTTAAAGAATctttatatgtatattatatctTTGGACTTGGATATAATTGGTGTTagttatcttaattttaatattatttatatatttataaactcCATatattttcactaattttattttaacatcttTATAATACTTGTATTTCTCACATGTTTTCAcgttaattttacattttttaatatttatggtttcTATATTTtcctactaactttatttttatagaGTATATTTTAATGCATATAAATCACATTTATTcctattaactttattatttaataagtaaaataatattttacgatctaaaagatttaatttttcttaattttctttaacataacttataaaaatatcaaataagaAGAGAGGAAATATGTCATAAGTGACTAGTAAAATCTCTTTTTAACCCATACTTTATTCTTACTTCATATATTATAATAACTCTTAAAACTTTTGTTATTACTTCTACTTAAGAATgacaattaatattttgttatcaACTAATCAATTTCTTGTCAAGTCAAAATGATGCTAATATTATTAGTGTGTTATAAAAAGGAGATAATTCCAATAAGTAATAACCCTCcatttttttaagtttgcaatttaaaatttaaattttaattaaaattttaaggtttaaaatttaaatagatTGAAGAAATAACACGGAAGATACAAAGAAAAAGGGAGACAGTGAAATTTAGGAATCACCGACCTGTGTGATTGTGGGGAGGTCAGACAAAAGAGCGTGGTGTTAAGTGAGAATGGTTGACTGTATAAACAAGTGGATCTCTGTATTCTGTAAGTACTGACAGCAAGTGGTTATATTGGCATATTACTTGTTTTCTAGAATCATTTTCTATGTTGAAACTTTGAAGTGAAGATTACTTCATTCATCAATGTTTACATGGTGGTCTACCTAAGTTTGGTTTGGGTTGGTGTTTTAGGTTCTACTTCTACCTATATGCATATGTCGGCCTGATATGTCGTGGTCCGACCACGGCATGCGCAAGGTTCGGTATCACACAAAATATTGTTggctaaaaataaaataacataagaCATAAAGTAATGAGTTTGATTTGTTTCAtagataataaaacaaaaagtaattttgttatttatattatatttttttttgacataacTAGTTAATGTTatcctaattttaatatttttaatcctTATGGTCTACACATATGTTCcactaattttgttttaacaTTTTGATAATGCTTAAGGTCCCATATGtttttactaaatttattttgatatttttaaaatgttttgtgatatcatttttttcaccatctttattttatatatatttttaatgtttatcatcaccattttttttctctattaactttattattattcaataaaataatatctctacCATTAAAATATTCAAGTTTTCATACCATCTACGTTTCCTAAGGAAATATCAAATAGGAATGCAGGGAGTACTACTAAACATatttgatagagtatataacatttgctatacattaattattaacttaaaCTTTAGGTTGAGATGATCACTTGTGATCCACTTAAAAACAAGATGATCACTTGTGATAAAGTGTATACAACATATCCATTTGAGTCTACCAAAAACAATTTAAACTTTTGGCTAAATTGGTTTCTTGATATAGTAATAAAAGCCAATCTTACATAATGTCACAAATTCGATTCTAATCCACCTCCACCTTCATTTTAAGGACTTTTATGTTAGGCGAACGTGATAAAGTATATTAACATATTGTACtactttaatcatcaattaAACTTTTTGTCGAGATGTTCTCTTGACAATATGTCAGGACTTGATCCcataatttatgtttttgacaccattaacaaaaatatgaattcaaccaaaaacttataaTTAGTTGAGTAAACACATAATTAATTATCTTGAATTCATGATGATAACATATTCTTCAATACATCATAAAATACCTTTTTGCCATCAATCCACATCATTATATCATACAAACTCACACCTCACTcaaacatttttctttttcaaaaaaagaaagGATGAATACGAAAAATAAGATATGAAAACTAAATCACACTTTTAATTTAAAGCCTAGGAGTATATGGCAATTCAACAATCaccatattttatttttgtatacaattttttgattaaaaaacatTTTTCTTCTTACAAATGAAATTACCAAGTGCTTTCATCACAAGGCTCAGGATAGCAATTTTCTTGAGCAGTATCTTTAATTTGTACTTCTGTATTATAAATAACTCCCGGTGTCCAATCAGCTGGTAATATTATTTGAGTTCGATAGTAATTAAAATCTCCATCCCCGGAATTAACTATGAACAAAAATCTCAATGGACCTGATGGCACACGATTTGTTTCCCATACAGCCCCATATTTATGCCTCAAGCCCGGCCAAACACGTTGCCCCACCTAAACAATATTACAACaaaataattacatttattttatataggaaaaattatcaaaaacaaTCCAATTCTATtcaaaataatccaattttttaccgatttttttataataatctcaatttttgattaaacGTGAATAATCCTAGTTATAAGGGTGCTTAATAATAATGCACCAATGTAACATCTTACCTATACAACAAGTTCTTTTGCataaaagatatttaaaaactaaaaaaaagttaaatatgaaaaaattaaaaatgaactcAAGCAAGTTTATTTGTTGagtttaacttttaatttttaatatttttcatttttttaacaattaacCTGCAAAATTCAATAGCCATTTAGACAACAACATTCTTAAACAAGTGaatcaaaagttgaaattagtaggaaaatcaataaaaagttggattattcttttcctttcaaataccattttttgtaaatatatttataatgttTTACAAATTTgtgggggtgtttggcaaaatagcttAAGAAAccattttagcttattttgatacaattAAAGGGTTAGGTGTTAAtgacattaaaaattaaaagaatatacAATATAGAGAACGTACAATTAATTATAAACATAAGTTTGTTAGAAAAAAGTGATACCGTAGCTATGTTAATATCTGTAATTTCCGTTTGTCCACCTTGGTATAAGACTGTTATAGCAAGATAATGAGGCCTTTGGCTGTATTCTTCCACTCGGATTGCTAAGTTTTCATGCTCGTAAACACATGGCACCCTATATTTTATAACACAAActaattaatacttatatatGTGTCAGTCTAATGTAagaatttcttaatttatataaatgtattagaaaaattagtaattttttaacACCAACTAATTAACTTTGTTGGTCAAATTGATTCAATTAATagtaacttatttttatttttattgataaataacGAATTTTTAGAGGTGATTATATTCTCTTACTAAGTACTAACTAACATAATATTGCTTACTCATTAAAGTCAATTATATtgaaataaacttatatttaaaaacttaataaGATTTATCGTTTAAAAAGTTTTTCACCTAAAAAAAGTTAAGATTTTGACTCTTGGTCTTCCTAGTTTTTTTAGTTTGTATGATAACATTGATTCTTTTAATTTACGATCCAAGATACGTCACTAAAGATAATTGATTTGAATATTAGATCTGGTGTTTAAATACCGTTACTAGCAAGTAGCAAAATGAATATAACGAgttattgagaaaaaaaaaaaaaaaaaaaactgacctTTTATACTCGATGTCAACAATGCCATGGTTCAAGAGTTGTTGTGACATCCCATAATTTGCCAAGGCCGAAAAAGCATCTTTGTTAAGAAGTAAATCGGTTCTATTATCACCTTCACTATCAGTTAATATCACCGTTGTCCCTTCTTCTTTGCAAAGTGCACTATCCTTGCACCTTACCTATCATtaggatttacaattttattttataaattatagtacTAATTTCGACCGGATAACTAATATGTGGCCAATTAGGGTGATTACGACgtctattttgaaaaaaaaagtcattatgTTAGAGAAAATTAgcgtaaatttaacaaaaacattTCCCTTTATTCTACAATGTGGAATTTAGAAGTTTAAGGTTATTATatggaatttaaaaaaaatgttgtcTATCACGTGTAAAAGTCGATAGTTCAGGGTTACCATATAAAATTTCCCTAGTAAAATTTACATTGCAATTTTTCCATTGGAATTTTTGTACATATGATGATATcattaaaaatgatttataagaaaaaatattaagcTGAAACCAAATGACTTCTGAAAATTATAAAcccaaaaaatttaatttgtataaggaaaattgaaataaatctaaaataatagcagtccaaaaatatcaaatataaatgtatttatttgaaaagaaaagaaaaaaagctcaaacaaaaaataaaagatacaattaaattttatttctaaatCATAAAATTGCAAGTATTGAAGGAAAAGGCATGAAATTATGAgggaataaattttaataaataaaagagtcaaaataaaaaattaaaatatattttaaatagagtatgtACTTTTTCTAAAAGAAACATTATTCAATTTTAGTGTACTTTTTCTTGTCTATCAACCGTATTTCTCTAGTCTCTCTATGAAGAAAGTACAAGTATAAATTATTTGTCACTTTTTCTCGGTCAAATCCTGCTTTTGAGTAGAATATTGGATATCATAACTATACTTTCTCTTGCCTAATTCTACGTGTACCAAAAAAAAGAGTGAAAGTACCTTAAAGCAAGCACCACAGCCAAAACCACGTTTGAAAAGCGAAGGAAGGCCAGCAGCAAGTAGTCCATTATTAAAATTCCAGGCCAGGGGCCCATATCCACATCCTCCAGCTACATTAAGCCACACTAATTAGCACAATATATGTACAAGATTTAACTTGAGCCCAATATATAAGATAATTTAAGTCCAAGCTTATTATTTCTTGAcctttttgtatgagaccgtttcacagtgagacaatctcaaaacaagaagcccataagttaaaaatttctattattatgcTAATTTAAAGTATGAagcatgtctcacggtgagactgtcaatacaagaatttgtatattattttgaccgcactctcttttatgggtatgagttgtcgtctttcttccctccccagaccctgaccatagttccTATGAGCAGGATATActgggtataatgatgatgataatttcaTTTACGagaaaaaagttttttacatTATAATTTGAATAATATTACTTTGTCCCACTAGAATTGGAATGATATGCCTAAATGGagttaaaaaagtaaaaaatttctattatggtgtttacttaaaaatatttccCAAAATGGTGTTCATGTCACTAACCTATTTTAATTTTGGTTTGGAGTCTTCAAATCTTATTGTGAACCAAAAGAATAGTAGGTCTAAGTAGAActagaaaataaaacaatacaGTCTCTAGTCCtcactaaaatttattttctaaaaaagtattttataaaggaaaaaaatttaaccaaatttatttgaatttgatttgaaaacttcaaacataaaaattagATTGACAAAATAATTGGTATATACATCATACAACATGTGATACATAGAATCAATTATAATACAATTATATAGATACAAAATCGCAACAAAGAATTAAAAGTTAGCTTTCTCCTTTAAgtatgtttaaaattatcatttaataATATGGGTTAGgggaatttagaaaaaaaaaataggattgTATGGTTGAAATATTTAGGACGACGTTAGCTCAAAAATCGAAGATACTTTCAAGTATTCTTCAATctctcaaaaaaataatattccaACAATTGTTTTAACTCACATTGAGGTTTGGAAATTCCAAACTAAAAACAGTGTTAAACCTTACCTACATGAGTACTATTTTGGGAAAAAATTATCAATGAGCACTAAAATAGGAATTTTTCTGTTTATTAACACTATATACATAAATCATTCCTAGAATTgttataatgatttttttaaaatatagtaaaaatgtaaattggagaaaaaaattaaaaattaaatgcaTGAAGAAGTGTGGAGCTTAAGAGGTTTGGATGAATGCAACTTCATCCCCCTTGTTAGAAATTTCAttaaaactctttaaaaaaaaggaaatttcataaaaacattacacaaataattttaaacaagaaaaaaaaaaaaaaaaaaagtgaaagtaAAATATAATTACAGTAGATTTGAGAGGTGTAAGTGGCCTTTGATTGGTGCAAGCAACGATCACAAGCAGTAGCCGAAGCAGAAACACATGACAAGAAGATAACTAGAAATGAAATCAAAATGGAAgccattaattaattatttggttTAATATTGCATGAATGAGATTATAATGAGAAGAGCCATGCATATTGTTTGGGTATTTATATTAATAGAAAGGAAAAAGAATCACGGCaagttataatataattttgcaaTTTGTTATTTGTAAGCTACAAGTAACAAGTCAAACTATGGAAAACTTTATGAAAAAACCATTAGAAACTACCTTTTATGataagaaaaaacaaataaaataatgtaaGAAAAACTATGTATTAGTGTTACAATACAATGGTACtatctaaaaattaataatatggtGTTTTAGAATGTCtccttttaaaatttatttttataaggtTTTATTTGAATAATGACTGCTCAGGGCCCTGAGTTATAGGGGGCTTcgattatatttttgttatatagttaaaattaaaaatgaggACTTTTTGTGTCTTGTGTAGCaaaattaaatgtatagaaataatattaaaataaatgtattcacattcaatctattttttaaaagataattatataaattgattaattaatttgtattatcggcttgtattgaatgattaggatatactagtataaattattgtaggTGAGCAATATAATCtctcttgataatttttaattcactaattttattattaattcaattaaGGTAAGTGATAATAGTGGTTTAAATGTTAAACTTAAAAggaatgactatttgaatttatgattaataGTTGTTGGtttcatataattataaaatttagcaatattttaatatattgataaaaattaaatatactaattaaagtattgataaataaatttacaaatacCAAAATGTAATAGAATGTAATTTTAGATTTTACGacctataatttaaattttgtttagaGTCTTTAAATCGACTAAGAATGACCGTGATTACATCTAAGTCCTTACATACAATTGGTTATTATGAAATGGCCCAAGGAAAGTAAAGatacatttggtttttatattgatattgttaAAGATAAGAACTAGAAGTAATACTTAATtcataaattgattaattttgtcactaaattaaaataaaagtcatgGATTACCTTATTAATGATTTGACCGCTCAAAATTTTAAATCCGTTGGCCGCATTTCAAGATAAGGCCATATCCTAGATTCCTTAGTTCCTAATTCCTATCCCTCATTGCTATTGGCCTGCTTGTTTAACTTTTTGTACAACCTTAAAAGCCGATACAAGTATGTGAAAATGATGGATGCGCTTGGTTTTAGAGTGATCGGATTTGACACTATACATTAATACTTACTTGGTTATCACGTGATATGTTCGGTgaaaaaatgttattattagtagaaagtataatgaaatgaaggaagtaagtttttattaagtttttatgttatttattattttaaggttataattgattacttcgagatcaaaataaatactctaaaactataaaaaattgatcactttaaaattataagtgaacgttttattttaaggttttaagtgttgaaaaaataacccacatgtgatCTCACATTGAACAATTAGAGAGAGCTTAGCTAACATATAAGTTGGATTGAATGGACTATTTCTCttattaccaattggttttaggatgataCTTTTACTGGATCAATGTGCAACGAACTCTCCTTTTATGCGAATCTTGTTGTGCACAAGCcaattaacaaatttatcaattaGTAATCAATTTAAgtcagttatatatatatatatatatatatatatatatatatatatatatagagagagagagagagagagagagagggagagaGTTAGCCCAATAAAAATGATATTTATAGTTTGTGCTCCATCATTAATGCGTATGTCAATCAAATGGTTCCTATAATAACTCATGACTATTATTCTATTAGGAAGTGTTATTTCGTTTCTTTGAATTAGTAGTAAAGAGAAAtaagatattttaaaaaaaaatagatattttttaaaaatgaagaaatagaataattatataaataaaaataaagttaaaaaatatatggatgagattaattaaaaaaatatggtgTATCATTAtccacaaataaaaataatacaaaatgaaTAGGACGGATCATTCGTAAATGACTTAAAAGGGACAAAGTATCAACAATTATCAAGAATAAAAATGAATTGTCGGATTTGtaattgaattaattataagtttaaagATCAGAGCCTAAATTAAGGTCTTGAA
This genomic interval carries:
- the LOC130797977 gene encoding expansin-like A2, with product MASILISFLVIFLSCVSASATACDRCLHQSKATYTSQIYSGGCGYGPLAWNFNNGLLAAGLPSLFKRGFGCGACFKVRCKDSALCKEEGTTVILTDSEGDNRTDLLLNKDAFSALANYGMSQQLLNHGIVDIEYKRVPCVYEHENLAIRVEEYSQRPHYLAITVLYQGGQTEITDINIATVGQRVWPGLRHKYGAVWETNRVPSGPLRFLFIVNSGDGDFNYYRTQIILPADWTPGVIYNTEVQIKDTAQENCYPEPCDESTW